In one Magallana gigas chromosome 7, xbMagGiga1.1, whole genome shotgun sequence genomic region, the following are encoded:
- the LOC105322566 gene encoding transmembrane channel-like protein 7 isoform X9 → MNRNRVSPFGENPPPYYSYGEEVEKFDDYYDDALNSVVSGENIPTKKNPIIDNVNDSVLRRRRSRRSARKLRRHQQLLEGESNEPDVIVDDDDDDDDEDDLRTRIEQKKGPGHWTPFLHERRAKLLQKEIKQSSGCCGGSNTNRQMEVVFKTNWRKFKIWKKEMSYKLEPWGSWLKNVEGHQGTGVVSYFVFLRWLFFLNLVIFILMLLFVTIPYVAFSNNGYTYVVTGSGVSGMSVASEQTCSPLYQVNVSSDAKTLIQDFLQGSGWMEKTAMFYGFYDSQDLNSFVAGHYSLPLAYLLTSLVILLFSLITMARYTMQSFRENLEDQNEKHQYCNRVFGGWDFALSEEGTAVLKHRSLYKDLAGELAEQRHHEARKNMSSNDKCRLYTIRFFINFMVICILGGSGYLIYWVTDWVTSFLADPNYKTNNDAIVVLLVEFLPSLTITALNGIVPLIFGIVVKAENYTPEFTIKITLIRTVFLRLASLAVLIATIYRIVSCTDKETTCNVGQNACDSLRCWETYVGQNFFKLIVLDFLVKVGVTLGYELPRKILTTKCDAAICKKIGLAEFDIPKNVLDIVYTQTLCWLGFFYAPLIPALATISMFVLFYLKYLSAMYNTNPPEIPYKASKSNNFFMIVLMIAFFLCCLPVGYTMVKLTPSYGCGPFRIYSYMTVCVDATISNFPSWLQTIIGIFTSGSFIIILLVLLSLIIYYTSSKSGARAKMIVMLKEQMIMEGKDKQFLLNRIYELTGEKPGAKKKDNKRPPSNGPRNGPPPSAVKTVNEVHQNGNVSKDNDK, encoded by the exons ATGAACCGCAACCGTGTGTCTCCTTTTGGGGAAAACCCACCCCCTTATTATTCCTACGGGGAGGAAGTAGAGAAATTTGATGACTACTACGATGACGCTTTGAATTCTGTAGTCAGTGGGGAGAACATCCCAACAAAGAAGAACCCCATCATTGACAATGTCAACGACTCGGTCCTCAGACGTCGCCGGTCCAGAAGGAGTGCGCGAAAATTACGACGTCACCAGCAACTGCTGGAGGGGGAGAGTAATGAGCCTGACGTCATCGTAGAtgacgacgacgatgatgaCGACGAGGATGATTTACGTACACGAATAGAACAGAAGAAGGGCCCCGGTCACTGGACGCCGTTTCTACACGAGAGAAG ggCTAAACTATTACAGAAGGAGATAAAGCAATCGAGTGGCTGCTGTGGAGGCTCAAACACTAACCGACAG ATGGAGGTTGTATTTAAAACT AACTGGAGAAAATTCAAgatatggaaaaaagaaatgagCTACAAGCTGGAGCCGTGGGGGTCCTGGCTGAAGAATGTGGAAG GTCACCAGGGTACCGGCGTAGTGTCCTATTTTGTATTCCTCCGCTGGCTGTTTTTCCTGAACCTGGTCATCTTCATTCTGATGCTGCTCTTTGTCACCATTCCGTACGTTGCGTTTTCAAACAACGGTTACACGTACGTAGTCACGGGGTCCGGTGTTTCCGGGATGAGCGTCGCCTCCGAACAAACCTGCTCACCCCTGTACCAAGTAAACGTCAGCTCTGATGCCAAGACGCTGATACAGGACTTTCTACAAGGCTCA GGATGGATGGAGAAGACTGCCATGTTTTACGGTTTCTACGACAGTCAAGATCTAAACTCCTTTGTTGCAGGGCACTACAGCTTGCCCCTGGCATACCTTCTGACGTCACTGGTCATCCTTCTCTTCAGTTTAATCACCATGGCAAGATA CACGATGCAGAGTTTCCGTGAGAATTTGGAGGACCAGAACGAGAAACACCAGTATTGTAACCGAGTGTTTGGGGGCTGGGACTTCGCTCTCAGTGAGGAAGGGACAGCTGTACTCAAACACAGGAGTCTGTACAAAGACCTCGCG GGGGAGTTGGCGGAACAGCGCCATCATGAGGCGAGGAAGAATATGTCGAGTAACGATAAATGCAGGCTGTACACGATCAGGTTCTTTATCAACTTCATGGTGATTTGCATTCTGGGAGGATCCGGGTACCTCATCTACTGGGTCACCGACTGGGTCACCAGC TTTTTGGCGGATCCCAATTATAAGACCAATAACGACGCCATCGTTGTGCTTCTGGTTGAGTTCTTGCCCTCTTTGACAATCACGGCGCTCAACGGAATCGTACCACTGATTTTTGGAATTGTGGTCAAGGCGGAAAATTACACACCCGAATTTACGATAAAAATCACACTTATAAG GACAGTGTTTTTGAGGCTGGCCTCCTTAGCTGTACTGATAGCCACCATTTATCGCATCGTCTCGTGTACCGACAAAGAAACTACGTGTAACGTGGGACAAAATGCCTGCGATTCATTGAGG TGTTGGGAGACGTACGTTGGTCAGAACTTCTTCAAATTGATTGTTCTGGATTTCCTGGTCAAAGTAGGCGTCACACTTGGATACGAATTACCGAGAAA AATACTGACAACAAAATGTGACGCGGCGATATGCAAAAAAATTGGACTCGCTGAGTTTGACATTCCTAAAAACGTCTTGGATATTGTGTATACACAGACTCTTTGCTg GTTGGGATTTTTCTATGCGCCCCTCATCCCTGCACTGGCAACGATATCTATGTTCGTATTGTTTTACCTGAAATAT CTGTCGGCCATGTATAACACCAACCCTCCCGAGATTCCATACAAAGCGTCCAAGTCCAACAACTTCTTCATGATAGTGCTAATGATTGCCTTCTTCTTGTGTTGTCTACCAGTCGGCTACACAATGGTCAA ACTGACTCCCTCATATGGGTGTGGCCCATTCAGGATCTACTCCTACATGACTGTCTGTGTAGACGCCACCATTTCTAATTTCCCGAGTTGGCTACAAACTATTATAGGAATCTTCACATCCGGGTCCTTTATCATCATTCTCCTCGTGCTTCTTTC GTTGATTATTTACTATACGTCGTCAAAATCAGGCGCACGCGCGAAAATGATTGTGATGCTAAAAGAGCAAATGATAATG GAAGGGAAAGACAAGCAGTTTTTGCTAAACCGTATCTATGAACTGACGGGAGAAAAACCAGGGGCCAAAAAGAAGGATAATAAAAGACCCCCTAGCAACGGCCCTCGGAACGGCCCTCCTCCCTCCGCCGTGAAAACGGTGAATGAGGTTCACCAGAACGGGAACGTCTCCAAGGATAATGAT AAATGA